The DNA region AGGCTTTAAAAGGGCCAATTTTTCCTGGTCCTATTGAGTCTTGACTTCTTGATACTTCTTTTCCTCACATACCCTCGCTCTAACCCATTTTATCTTCAGGGGTACGAAAATTATTGCTTCTGTCCATTCAAATGTAATTTCAGGGAAAAAAGATTTGTAgtttcgatctactccgctggaaCTTCAAGGAGAATGGAATTggtaatttcaacctgctccactgcaacttcagggagataaggttggaTATGATCTGTTTATTTAACTTCAATCTATTCCTCTGCATCTTCAGCGAAATAGaattcgctatcttcagtctactccattgtaacttttagagagataagacttgtggcttaaatctgctccattgccgctacatggagataagattttccctcttcgatctactccactacggcttagggagataagatctgcaattttcagtctactctactgcaacttcagggataaGACTTGTATCCTGAGCCTGCTTCattgcaacctcagggagataaggctggtggcttaaatctgctccattgccgctacatggagataagattcaccatcgtcgatctactccactactatttagggagatAAAATCTACAACTTTCAGTACGCTCTACTactacttcagggagataagacttgtatcttgagcctgctccactgcaacctcaagAAGATAAagttggtggcttaaatctgctccattgctgctatatggagataagattcaccgtcttcaatctgctccactattgcttagggagataagatatgTAACTTCACAGGTATTACTACATCGTACTCTGGGGGACATGTCCTATAGACTCGGTTTCATATGCTTatgtttatgccaaatgattaggatgctatgatcggaATGAATCAGATGCTCCTAACCAAAATGTGCTATTAATGatatgaatgtagaaatgtcaTGAGAATTATTcctttttaaatgtttaaagtgTCATCACTCGTTGTTCATTAGAgttttatcactgacgtattATGCGGCCTTCTTTACTCAGCTAGTATCTTCGACAGAAAATCATcttcttcaatccatcccactgtaactcaggggtataggatttgaaTCATTCCATCAATTTGGTCTATTTCACCATTCCTCGGGTGCCATGACCAGATGTGTACATCCGATATTTGCATGAAAGAGGAATATCATTTCTCTTTTCTCAAGAATGATCCCCTTTTATGCTTAGGTTGACCTCGCTCGTTTCCGTTATTGGCGCGATATCTTGTCTTCTTGTTCAATCGATATCTTTGACTGGAAATCCGAAGAGATAATTTCAATTTGGActcaaatatttccaacccttaagttgggtaagttctaaacaatagtcctgtttcaggttcttgcactgtttagaaacttctagagtaatatgcaaaactccttttgtgaaagtgttattagtccattaatccttatttcaataTGAACGCTTGAGAAATATTATAAAGATAGACAAAACTGAAATTCATTAGGaacaaaattcaaaaagaatGGATTAATCAAAGAAAGTAATCATTACCGAAATACAAAAATaagaaaaggaaacaaataagtgccccagatatcacagcttgaTCTTCTCCGTACGAACTCTTCAAGGACTATTTTGAGCTTATCATGTGCATGAGAGATCTAAAGTACTTCGTCGATGCCCCAAAATGTAGCATCCTTCCTCTTCGTTAATTCAAGCAGAGCAAGACTGTCACATGCCTCATCTTTGATCGAAATTTGAActgcccttttcaggttttcaattcaaaacccctttggtctcaaggtgccctttatGGGTTTTCACCTCGGCCCCTCCCTTTTTTTTaggcaccctttgcgggttttcaccttagcctctcctttTAAGTGAAGTACCTTTTAACTGAATCTGAATTTATTGGGTTAGACAAGCTCTTATTGTCCATCTCGATTAATATCAATGCTCTTCCAAAAAaaccttctttaccacataaggtccttcccagtttggcatccatttccctctgaaatctttTTTCATAGGGaagatctttttcaataccaagTCCCCCTTATAGAATACTCTGGGGTGAACCTTTTtgtcgtaagctcgcatcattcgcttttggtacatttgaccatgatgaacctttagcctcttttcttcaatcaagttcaactgatcatatcgggattggatccattctacttCGTCCAGTTTCAACTTTGATAAAACCCAGAAGCAGGAATTTtgacttcaatgggtaaaactacCTCCATCCAATAAATCAGTGAGTAGGTGTTGCCCCGATAAAAGTTTTGATGGATGATCGATAGGCATAAAGAGCAAATGgtaacttttcatgccaatccttgtaggtctCAATCATCTTCCCCAtgatcttcttgatatttttattagccGCCTCAACTgtaccattcatttttgggcgacatggtgacgagttgtggtgctTAATTTTGAACTGACTGCAGACCTCCACTATCATGCTATTATTCAAAGTTAAcgcgttgtctgatatgatcctttttggcatgccatatcgacatatgatctctttcttcaagaactTACTGACCGCCaactttgtaacattggcatataaagcagcctctacccacttggtgaagtaatcgatgaccgtGAAGATGAATCGATGTCCGTTAGAAGCTTTCGGTGAAATtagcccaatgacatccatgccctacATTTGAAAGGCCATggaaaagtcataacatgaagaggtgaatgaggcacatgggtcttatctccataaatttggcatttatgacactTTTTGGCATAACTGATGCAATCTCCTTTCATCATGGACCAGTAATACTtgaacctcatgatttgcctggccattgtgaaCCCATTGGCATATGTCCTGCAGACACCTTTATGGACTTCTTCCAGGATTTTCTTAGCTTTAACAGCGTCAACACATCTTAGCAGCCCCTGATCTTTCCTCCTCTTTTACAGGATCTCCCTGTCTAAGACATAGCCACTAGCCAACCTCCTCAACGTTCtcttatcattttcagttgcctgATCAGGGTATTTATtgttcttcacatattgtagaaTATCATGATACCAAGGATAATCATCTCTCTCTTCTTCTTCGTTGATATTGTAgcaatgagctggagcctcacaaatactcatctggatcagcttcatatttttttgtttatttactctGATCATAGAAGCTAACGTAGCCAAgacatcagccatttggttttcatCTTGCAGGAGGTAGCGGAAAGTGATATCATCAAACACCTTGATTAAATCCAAAACTAGCTCTCGATAGTTGATCAACTTTGGGTCTCTTATTTCCCATTCACTTTTGAGCTGATAGATTACCAGTGCAGAATCCACATACACCTCTAACACCTTGATTTTACACTCTATGGATGcacggattcccatgatacatgccttGTACTATTCCATATTGTTTGTGtaatcaaaatccaacttgcaagtgaatggataatgatctccacttggggatatcaggactgccccaattccattaacAATGACGTTTGATGCTCCGTCAAAATTCAGTTTCCAAGGATGACCTTCTGGAGTGTCTTCTTtggtagttgccacatacattagatcttcattagGGAAATCAATGTTTAAAGACTCGtaatcttctaaagctctactggctagaaaatctgctattgcattCCCTTTCACAGCCTTCTGGTTTacataaactatgtcaaattcagaaagcagaatttgccatcgggctaTCCTTCCACTCAAatcagttgactccatc from Gossypium hirsutum isolate 1008001.06 chromosome A04, Gossypium_hirsutum_v2.1, whole genome shotgun sequence includes:
- the LOC107948019 gene encoding uncharacterized protein, whose translation is MESTDLSGRIARWQILLSEFDIVYVNQKAVKGNAIADFLASRALEDYESLNIDFPNEDLMYVATTKEDTPEGHPWKLNFDGASNYKACIMGIRASIECKIKVLEVYVDSALVIYQLKSEWEIRDPKLINYRELVLDLIKVFDDITFRYLLQDENQMADVLATLASMIRNNKYPDQATENDKRTLRRLASGYVLDREIL